One window of the Klebsiella sp. WP3-W18-ESBL-02 genome contains the following:
- the cydX gene encoding cytochrome bd-I oxidase subunit CydX: protein MWYFAWILGTLLACAFGVITALALEHVEASKAGEEKH, encoded by the coding sequence ATGTGGTATTTCGCATGGATTTTGGGAACGCTTCTTGCCTGTGCATTCGGCGTGATCACCGCGCTGGCGCTTGAGCACGTTGAAGCGTCCAAAGCGGGTGAAGAAAAACATTGA
- the cydB gene encoding cytochrome d ubiquinol oxidase subunit II, with translation MIDYEVLRFIWWLLIGILLIGFAVADGFDMGVGMLTRFLGRNDTERRIMINAIAPHWDGNQVWLITAGGALFAAWPTVYAAAFSGFYVAMILVLASLFFRPVGFDYRSKIEDSRWRNMWDWGIFVGSFVPPLVIGVAFGNLLQGVPFHIDEYLRLYYAGNFFQLLNPFGLLAGVVSVAMILTQGATYLQMRTVGELHLRTRSVSMVAALVTLVCFALAGVWVYYGIDGYVVKSVLDHTGPSNPLTKEVAREAGAWMVNFNNMPALWAIPALGVVLPLLTILCTKADKGAWAFLFSSLTLACIILTAGIAMFPFIMPSSTMMNASLTMWDATSSQLTLNLMTYVAIVFVPIILAYTTWCYWKMFGRITKEDIERNTHSLY, from the coding sequence ATGATCGATTATGAAGTATTGCGTTTTATCTGGTGGCTGCTGATCGGCATTCTGCTGATCGGTTTTGCGGTCGCCGACGGCTTCGACATGGGGGTGGGCATGCTCACCCGCTTCCTCGGTCGCAATGACACCGAGCGTCGAATTATGATTAACGCCATCGCCCCGCACTGGGACGGTAACCAGGTATGGCTCATCACCGCCGGCGGCGCGCTGTTTGCTGCCTGGCCGACGGTCTACGCGGCAGCCTTCTCTGGCTTCTACGTGGCGATGATTCTGGTTCTGGCATCATTATTCTTCCGCCCGGTGGGTTTCGACTACCGTTCGAAGATTGAAGATAGCCGCTGGCGTAACATGTGGGACTGGGGCATCTTCGTGGGCAGCTTTGTGCCGCCGCTGGTGATCGGCGTGGCGTTTGGTAACCTGCTGCAGGGCGTCCCGTTCCATATCGATGAGTACCTGCGTCTTTACTACGCCGGCAATTTCTTCCAGCTGCTGAATCCGTTTGGCCTGCTGGCGGGCGTGGTGAGCGTGGCGATGATCCTGACCCAAGGGGCAACCTACCTGCAGATGCGTACCGTGGGCGAGCTGCACCTGCGCACGCGCTCCGTTTCGATGGTGGCTGCGCTGGTGACGCTGGTTTGCTTCGCACTGGCAGGCGTTTGGGTCTACTACGGTATCGACGGCTACGTGGTGAAATCCGTTCTGGATCACACCGGTCCGTCCAACCCGCTGACCAAAGAAGTGGCGCGTGAAGCCGGTGCGTGGATGGTGAACTTCAACAACATGCCGGCGCTGTGGGCGATTCCTGCTCTGGGCGTGGTGCTGCCGCTGCTGACTATCCTGTGCACGAAAGCGGATAAAGGCGCGTGGGCGTTCCTGTTCTCCTCACTGACGCTGGCCTGCATCATTCTGACCGCTGGTATCGCCATGTTCCCGTTCATTATGCCGTCCAGCACGATGATGAATGCGAGCCTGACCATGTGGGATGCAACGTCCAGCCAGCTGACGCTGAACCTGATGACCTATGTCGCGATTGTCTTCGTACCGATTATTCTGGCCTACACCACCTGGTGTTACTGGAAAATGTTCGGTCGCATCACCAAAGAAGACATCGAACGTAACACCCACTCTCTGTACTAA
- the ybgC gene encoding tol-pal system-associated acyl-CoA thioesterase, with protein MNTTLFRWPVRVYYEDTDAGGVVYHASYVAFYERARTEMLRHHHFSQQVLLAERVAFVVRKMTLEYFAAARLDDMLEVQTEITSMRGTSMVFTQRIVNAENKVLNEAEVLIVCVDPLIMKPRALPKSIVAEFKQ; from the coding sequence GTGAATACAACGCTGTTTCGATGGCCGGTTCGTGTCTACTATGAAGATACCGATGCCGGTGGTGTGGTTTATCACGCCAGCTATGTCGCTTTCTATGAAAGAGCGCGCACAGAGATGCTGCGTCACCATCACTTCAGCCAGCAGGTACTGTTGGCTGAGCGCGTGGCCTTTGTCGTGCGTAAAATGACGCTGGAGTATTTTGCGGCTGCCCGACTCGACGATATGCTCGAAGTCCAGACAGAAATTACATCAATGCGCGGTACCTCAATGGTGTTCACGCAGCGAATAGTCAACGCTGAGAATAAGGTTCTGAACGAAGCAGAAGTCCTGATTGTCTGTGTTGATCCACTCATCATGAAGCCTCGTGCGCTTCCCAAGTCTATTGTCGCGGAGTTTAAGCAGTGA
- the tolQ gene encoding Tol-Pal system protein TolQ yields the protein MTDMNILDLFLKASLLVKLIMLILIGFSIASWAIIIQRTRILNAASREAEAFEDKFWSGIELSRLYQESQGRRENLAGSEQIFYSGFKEFARLHRANSHAPEAIVEGASRAMRISMNRELETLETHIPFLGTVGSISPYIGLFGTVWGIMHAFIALGAVKQATLQMVAPGIAEALIATAIGLFAAIPAVMAYNRLNQRVNKLELNYDNFMEEFTAILHRQAFTASTASESNKG from the coding sequence GTGACTGACATGAACATCCTTGATTTGTTCCTGAAGGCTAGCCTTCTGGTTAAACTTATCATGTTGATTTTGATTGGTTTTTCAATCGCCTCCTGGGCCATCATCATCCAGAGAACGCGCATCCTTAACGCGGCAAGCCGTGAGGCCGAAGCGTTTGAAGATAAATTCTGGTCCGGCATCGAACTGTCTCGTCTGTATCAGGAGAGCCAGGGGCGTCGTGAAAACCTCGCGGGATCGGAACAGATCTTCTACAGCGGCTTTAAAGAGTTTGCGCGTCTGCATCGTGCCAACAGCCATGCGCCGGAAGCCATCGTGGAAGGGGCATCGCGTGCGATGCGTATTTCGATGAACCGCGAGCTGGAAACGCTGGAAACGCACATTCCGTTCCTGGGCACCGTGGGGTCCATCAGTCCGTATATCGGTCTGTTCGGTACCGTATGGGGGATCATGCACGCCTTTATCGCGCTGGGCGCGGTAAAACAGGCTACGCTGCAGATGGTTGCGCCGGGGATCGCCGAAGCGCTGATCGCTACCGCTATCGGTCTGTTCGCCGCGATTCCTGCGGTTATGGCGTATAACCGTCTGAACCAGCGTGTGAATAAACTGGAGCTGAACTACGACAACTTTATGGAAGAGTTCACCGCGATTCTGCACCGTCAGGCTTTTACCGCCAGCACCGCCAGCGAGAGCAACAAGGGGTAA
- the ybgE gene encoding cyd operon protein YbgE, protein MKNVIAMLYAIMDKRPLRALSLVMALLLAGCIFWDPSRFAAKTSELEIWHGFLLMWSVCAGVIHGVGFRLRSIHWQGIFCPLIAELVLFAGLIFFFSR, encoded by the coding sequence ATGAAAAATGTTATCGCAATGTTGTATGCGATAATGGACAAGCGCCCCCTGCGGGCGCTTTCCCTTGTGATGGCCCTGCTGCTGGCAGGCTGCATCTTCTGGGACCCGTCGCGCTTTGCGGCGAAGACCAGCGAACTGGAAATCTGGCACGGTTTTCTGCTGATGTGGTCGGTGTGCGCGGGCGTGATTCACGGCGTGGGCTTCCGCCTGCGGTCGATTCACTGGCAGGGGATTTTTTGTCCGCTTATCGCCGAACTGGTGCTGTTTGCCGGGCTGATTTTCTTCTTTTCCCGCTGA